The following coding sequences are from one Kosakonia sp. H02 window:
- the ilvA gene encoding threonine ammonia-lyase, biosynthetic: protein MAESQPLSAAPEGAEYLRAVLRAPVYEAAQVTPLQKMEKLSSRLDNVILVKREDRQPVHSFKLRGAYAMIAGLTAEQKAHGVITASAGNHAQGVAMSSTRLGIKSLIVMPVATADIKVDAVRGFGGEVLLHGANFDEAKAKAIELSEQQGFTFVPPFDHPMVIAGQGTLALELLQQDAHLDRVFVPVGGGGLAAGVAVLIKQLMPQIKVIAVEAEDSACLKAALDAGYPVDLPRVGLFAEGVAVKRIGDETFRLCQTYLDDIITVDSDAICAAMKDLFEDVRAVAEPSGALALAGMKKYIAKHNIRGERLAHVLSGANVNFHGLRYVSERCELGEQREALLAVTIPEEKGSFLKFCQLLGGRSVTEFNYRFADAKDACIFVGVRLSRGLEERREILDLLHDGGYSVVDLSDDEMAKLHVRYMVGGRPSKPLQERLYSFEFPESPGALLKFLHTLGTHWNISLFHYRSHGTDYGRVLAAFELGEHEPDFETRLNELGYDCHDETHNPAFRFFLAG, encoded by the coding sequence ATGGCCGAATCCCAACCCCTTTCCGCCGCCCCCGAAGGGGCGGAATATCTTCGGGCGGTGCTGCGCGCACCGGTCTACGAAGCGGCGCAAGTCACGCCGCTGCAAAAAATGGAAAAGCTCTCGTCGCGTCTCGATAACGTCATTCTGGTGAAGCGCGAAGACAGACAACCCGTGCACAGTTTCAAACTGCGCGGCGCGTACGCAATGATTGCCGGGCTGACCGCCGAGCAAAAAGCGCACGGCGTGATAACTGCCTCGGCGGGAAACCACGCGCAGGGCGTGGCGATGTCTTCAACGCGCCTTGGTATTAAATCGCTGATCGTGATGCCGGTGGCGACGGCGGATATCAAAGTCGATGCCGTGCGCGGTTTTGGCGGTGAGGTGCTGCTGCACGGCGCGAACTTTGACGAAGCGAAAGCGAAAGCCATTGAGCTCTCTGAACAGCAGGGTTTCACATTTGTCCCGCCGTTCGATCACCCGATGGTGATCGCCGGGCAGGGCACGCTGGCGCTGGAGTTGCTGCAACAGGACGCGCATCTCGATCGCGTTTTCGTGCCGGTAGGCGGCGGCGGTCTGGCAGCGGGCGTTGCGGTGTTGATCAAACAATTAATGCCACAAATCAAAGTGATTGCCGTCGAAGCGGAAGATTCTGCCTGCCTGAAAGCGGCGCTGGATGCCGGGTATCCGGTGGATCTGCCGCGCGTTGGGCTATTTGCCGAAGGCGTGGCGGTAAAACGCATTGGCGATGAAACCTTCCGTCTTTGCCAGACGTATCTCGACGACATTATCACCGTCGATAGCGATGCGATTTGCGCGGCGATGAAAGATCTGTTCGAAGATGTCCGCGCGGTGGCGGAACCGTCCGGCGCGCTGGCGCTGGCGGGAATGAAAAAATACATCGCCAAACACAATATTCGCGGCGAGCGGCTGGCCCATGTGCTCTCCGGTGCGAACGTTAATTTCCACGGCCTGCGTTATGTCTCCGAGCGTTGCGAGCTGGGTGAACAGCGCGAAGCGCTACTGGCAGTGACTATTCCCGAAGAGAAAGGCAGCTTCCTGAAGTTCTGCCAGTTGCTTGGCGGACGCTCGGTAACGGAATTTAACTACCGCTTTGCCGATGCCAAAGATGCCTGCATCTTTGTGGGTGTGCGCCTGAGCCGCGGGCTGGAAGAGCGCAGAGAGATCCTCGACCTGTTGCACGACGGTGGCTACAGCGTGGTGGACCTCTCCGATGATGAGATGGCGAAACTGCATGTGCGCTATATGGTTGGCGGGCGGCCATCGAAACCGTTACAGGAGCGCCTGTACAGTTTTGAGTTTCCGGAATCACCGGGCGCGCTGCTGAAGTTCCTGCATACGCTCGGCACGCACTGGAATATCTCGCTGTTTCATTACCGTAGCCACGGCACTGATTATGGCCGCGTACTGGCCGCGTTCGAACTGGGCGAGCATGAGCCGGATTTTGAAACCCGGCTCAATGAGTTGGGCTACGATTGCCACGACGAAACCCATAACCCGGCGTTCCGCTTTTTTCTTGCGGGTTAA
- the ilvY gene encoding HTH-type transcriptional activator IlvY, giving the protein MDLRDLKTFLHLAESRHFGRSARAMHVSPSTLSRQIQRLEEDLGQPLFVRDNRTVTLTEAGEELRVFAQQTLLQYQQLRHTIDQQGPSLSGELHLFCSVTAAYSHLPPILDRFRAEHPSVEIKLTTGDAADAMEKVVTGEADLAIAGKPETLPGAVAFSMLENLTVVLIAPALPCPVRNQVSQPEPDWSTVPFIMPDQGPVRRRIELWFRRHKISNPAIYATVGGHEAMVSMVALGCGVALIPEVVLENSPEPVRNRVMILERSDEKTPFELGVCAQKKRLHEPLVSAFWQILPGH; this is encoded by the coding sequence ATGGATTTACGCGATCTAAAAACATTCCTGCACCTGGCGGAAAGCCGTCATTTTGGCCGCAGCGCACGCGCCATGCACGTCAGCCCTTCCACACTTTCGCGTCAAATCCAGCGGCTGGAAGAAGACCTCGGGCAACCGCTGTTTGTCCGCGATAACCGCACCGTCACCCTGACCGAAGCGGGGGAAGAGTTACGCGTTTTCGCGCAACAGACGTTATTGCAGTACCAACAACTTCGCCACACCATCGATCAACAAGGCCCGTCGCTCTCCGGCGAGTTGCATCTGTTTTGTTCGGTGACCGCCGCATACAGCCATTTGCCGCCGATCCTTGACCGTTTTCGCGCCGAGCACCCTTCGGTTGAGATTAAACTCACCACTGGGGATGCCGCCGACGCAATGGAAAAAGTGGTGACCGGTGAAGCGGATCTGGCGATTGCCGGCAAGCCGGAAACACTCCCTGGCGCAGTCGCGTTTTCCATGCTGGAAAACCTGACGGTCGTGCTGATCGCCCCGGCGCTACCCTGTCCGGTGCGTAACCAGGTTTCGCAGCCCGAGCCGGACTGGTCAACCGTGCCGTTTATCATGCCGGATCAAGGCCCGGTACGGCGCCGCATTGAGCTGTGGTTCCGTCGCCATAAAATCAGTAACCCCGCAATTTACGCCACCGTGGGCGGGCATGAAGCGATGGTGTCGATGGTGGCGCTGGGCTGCGGCGTGGCGCTTATTCCGGAAGTCGTGCTGGAAAATAGCCCGGAGCCGGTGCGCAATCGCGTTATGATCCTTGAGCGTAGCGATGAGAAAACGCCGTTCGAACTTGGCGTTTGTGCGCAAAAAAAGCGGCTGCATGAGCCGCTTGTCAGTGCGTTCTGGCAGATCCTGCCAGGCCATTAA